In one Achromobacter spanius genomic region, the following are encoded:
- a CDS encoding DUF3053 family protein, with protein MSLWRASLTGLAMASMLFVTACVNKEPQERAAFIQLLQARMNSNVLLPIAALSKVEKEALGDYADAYEVITDFQQEMAESARAMRDVLALETIRSVGDIVERKSGFEAARKTLAESAAKLQEARETADKARAELQLPADLAPVYDGVYDESVSGPALELMRAASSMDSVARDALGIADLVSANAEEIQLVDGQTRVATPTLQHELNLRLQGLNAQADELAQARQTILLAAGGGA; from the coding sequence ATGTCACTGTGGCGAGCCAGCCTGACGGGGCTGGCGATGGCTTCGATGCTGTTCGTGACGGCCTGCGTCAACAAAGAACCGCAAGAGCGCGCGGCATTCATCCAGTTGCTGCAAGCGCGGATGAACAGCAATGTGCTGCTGCCGATTGCCGCGTTGAGCAAGGTCGAAAAAGAGGCGCTGGGCGACTACGCCGATGCCTACGAAGTCATTACCGATTTCCAGCAGGAAATGGCCGAGTCGGCCCGTGCGATGCGCGACGTGCTGGCGCTTGAGACGATTCGTTCGGTGGGTGACATCGTCGAGCGCAAGTCCGGTTTTGAAGCCGCGCGCAAAACGCTCGCGGAAAGCGCGGCCAAGCTGCAGGAGGCGCGTGAAACAGCGGACAAGGCGCGGGCAGAACTGCAATTGCCGGCTGATCTGGCGCCTGTCTACGATGGCGTGTATGACGAATCTGTCTCCGGGCCCGCCCTTGAACTCATGCGGGCAGCCTCAAGCATGGACTCGGTTGCACGCGATGCCCTGGGTATCGCGGACCTGGTGTCGGCCAATGCCGAAGAAATACAGTTGGTTGACGGTCAGACGCGTGTCGCCACGCCCACGCTGCAACACGAATTGAATCTGCGCTTGCAGGGCCTGAATGCACAGGCGGACGAGCTTGCACAAGCGCGACAGACCATCCTGCTTGCCGCGGGTGGTGG